The Brachyhypopomus gauderio isolate BG-103 chromosome 7, BGAUD_0.2, whole genome shotgun sequence genome has a window encoding:
- the LOC143518321 gene encoding uncharacterized protein LOC143518321 encodes MKENKKILQFTVSKPASTHLDCVKDKEILNGISKWIEAQSNRGSNPENITKEKTKHMRKVSRWTRSPRHHQRVKYVSIISGKTLGAHESFLQRLHKQIPDLQEVSTVEECDVILLFCPIVSSARTDIEAALKLITEAGNSEPLHCEHL; translated from the exons atgaaagaaaacaagaaaatcCTTCAGTTCACCG TCTCCAAGCCTGCATCTACACATCTAGACTGTGTGAAGGATAAAGAGATCCTCAATGGCATTTCAAAGTGGATTGAGGCTCAG AGTAACAGGGGATCTAATCCTGAAAACATCACAAAG GAAAAAACCAAACACATGAGAAAAG TCTCCAGATGGACACGGAGCCCCCGTCACCACCAGAGGGTGAAATATGTCTCTATCATAAGTGGGAAAACACTTGGTGCTCATGAAAGTTTTCTGCAAAGGCTCCACAAACAAATACCAGACCTGCAGGAGGTGTCTacagtggaggagtgtgatgtaaTTCTGCTGTTCTGCCCCATTGTGTCGTCGGCTAGAACTGATATTGAAGCAGCACTGAAGCTCATTACTGAAGCAGGTAACTCTGAGCCTCTACATTGTGAACACTTATAA